The following are from one region of the Chloracidobacterium sp. genome:
- the alr gene encoding alanine racemase, with protein MFEQKAHRPTHATIDLENLGFNFRSVKQFIGEAVKFMAVVKANAYGHGSVECARRLEAEGADWFAVATLEEAVELRNAGVRAPILCLGGVWPGQAEEFIALSVTPTLFSLEAAKALNSAAGSAGIVADVHLKVDTGMGRVGVMADELSDFLDRIANLENIRIDGLMTHLAAADLLDENAFTEAQIASLDRSLSILRSKGHEPTFVDAANSPGAIVHPSSRCNMVRLGGVLYGLGDDVLPKAAPKPELKAVMSLKTNVSQLKSIPTGGSVGYGRTFVASRETSIATIPIGYHDGYRRALSGKAKAIVRGRFANVIGRVSMDWCVLDVTDISDVQIGDEVVLIGTADGLTIKAEDLAVMADSISYEITCGIGSRVPRNYI; from the coding sequence ATGTTCGAGCAAAAGGCTCATCGTCCGACGCATGCAACGATCGACCTAGAGAACCTAGGGTTTAACTTTAGGTCCGTCAAGCAATTCATTGGCGAAGCCGTCAAATTCATGGCCGTCGTCAAAGCGAATGCATACGGCCACGGCTCGGTCGAATGCGCCAGACGCCTTGAGGCAGAAGGAGCCGACTGGTTTGCCGTTGCGACCCTTGAAGAAGCGGTCGAGCTTCGAAATGCCGGAGTTCGAGCACCGATCCTTTGCTTGGGAGGGGTCTGGCCAGGGCAGGCGGAAGAGTTCATTGCCCTTTCAGTAACACCGACGCTTTTCAGCCTCGAAGCTGCCAAAGCGTTGAACTCAGCTGCCGGATCTGCCGGAATTGTCGCTGATGTTCATTTGAAGGTTGATACTGGGATGGGACGCGTCGGAGTCATGGCCGATGAACTCTCGGACTTTCTCGATCGGATCGCGAACCTCGAAAATATAAGGATCGATGGTTTAATGACTCATCTTGCCGCGGCCGATCTGCTTGATGAGAACGCATTTACCGAGGCTCAGATCGCGTCGCTCGATCGTTCACTTTCGATCCTGCGATCCAAGGGCCACGAGCCGACCTTCGTCGATGCTGCCAATTCGCCGGGTGCGATCGTTCATCCGAGTTCGAGATGTAACATGGTCCGGCTTGGCGGAGTTCTCTATGGCCTAGGTGATGACGTTCTCCCTAAAGCTGCGCCGAAACCTGAACTAAAAGCGGTCATGTCGTTGAAAACAAACGTCTCGCAGCTTAAATCGATCCCAACTGGTGGCAGCGTCGGATATGGCCGGACATTTGTCGCGTCACGCGAAACCTCGATCGCGACGATCCCGATCGGTTACCATGACGGCTATCGCCGTGCATTGTCCGGCAAGGCAAAGGCGATAGTCCGCGGGAGATTTGCGAACGTTATCGGACGTGTTTCGATGGACTGGTGTGTGCTCGATGTAACGGATATTTCCGACGTGCAGATAGGCGATGAGGTTGTCCTGATCGGTACGGCCGATGGCCTCACGATCAAGGCAGAGGATCTCGCAGTGATGGCGGACTCGATCTCGTATGAGATCACATGTGGCATCGGTTCACGAGTACCGAGAAACTACATTTAA
- a CDS encoding DUF4190 domain-containing protein → MKRCPQCGQTYTESDINFCLNDGELLSRLSEPPAAGGYIESEPPPTVMMDRSRVTDQTNWPTASPPVLYQSPTPTYVNPATGFPQYSMSQDQTLPTIALALGLGAVVMICCHGGIWLGVPAAIVGFLGMRNADNDSARYGGRGLAIAGMILGIVTFLISMVILIVSIGVNTANSL, encoded by the coding sequence ATGAAGCGTTGTCCGCAATGCGGTCAGACCTATACTGAATCCGACATCAATTTTTGTCTTAATGACGGGGAATTGCTCTCCCGCCTTTCTGAGCCGCCTGCCGCCGGTGGTTACATCGAAAGCGAACCGCCGCCGACCGTGATGATGGATCGGTCGCGTGTCACCGATCAGACCAATTGGCCGACGGCGTCGCCGCCGGTGCTGTATCAGAGCCCGACTCCTACGTATGTCAACCCGGCGACCGGATTCCCGCAGTATTCGATGTCGCAGGATCAAACGCTTCCGACGATCGCTTTGGCTCTTGGTCTAGGGGCGGTCGTAATGATCTGTTGTCATGGAGGCATATGGCTCGGCGTGCCGGCGGCGATCGTCGGATTTCTCGGAATGCGCAATGCTGATAATGACAGCGCGCGATATGGCGGACGCGGACTTGCCATCGCCGGTATGATCCTTGGAATTGTTACGTTCCTCATCTCAATGGTCATCCTCATCGTGTCAATTGGCGTGAATACCGCAAATTCTTTATAA
- a CDS encoding RNA methyltransferase: MKDYQKISSRENQHVKFARRVREGKERDEMFIEGTRLVEEAVAAGVRIKSIFVSEKALENERIVSLLSAIDDSFAVFVLATKIFDSIAETPSPQGIIAVSERPETGRESIESALKSENGVLKIVVGLYSIGNPSNLGAIIRTAEAAGVAGVVTTKGSADPFTPAALRGSMGSAFRVPIWPGVPIDELVRWSRSSELHIAATDIRGSSSYLKIDWRIPRLLLFGSEAHGIPGGLSETADERIGIPMQNGVESMNLAVSAGIMLFEARRQAIVGADRT; the protein is encoded by the coding sequence ATGAAGGATTATCAGAAGATCAGCAGTCGGGAAAACCAGCACGTTAAGTTTGCCAGGCGAGTCCGGGAGGGAAAGGAGCGCGATGAGATGTTCATCGAAGGAACGCGCCTTGTCGAAGAGGCTGTTGCCGCCGGCGTGAGGATCAAAAGCATCTTTGTTTCGGAAAAGGCGCTGGAAAACGAGCGTATCGTTAGTTTGTTGAGTGCAATTGACGATTCGTTCGCGGTCTTCGTTTTGGCGACAAAGATCTTCGACTCGATCGCCGAGACCCCAAGTCCGCAAGGCATCATTGCTGTTTCTGAACGGCCCGAGACTGGTCGAGAGTCGATCGAATCGGCTCTTAAGAGCGAAAACGGGGTTCTTAAGATCGTGGTCGGGCTGTATTCGATAGGGAATCCGTCGAACCTTGGAGCCATCATTCGGACCGCAGAGGCGGCAGGGGTTGCGGGGGTCGTGACGACCAAAGGTTCCGCCGATCCGTTCACGCCGGCCGCACTTAGAGGTTCGATGGGATCGGCGTTCAGAGTACCGATATGGCCGGGCGTACCGATCGACGAACTGGTCCGATGGTCGCGATCATCCGAACTGCATATCGCAGCGACCGATATCCGCGGTTCATCGAGCTATTTGAAAATAGATTGGAGAATTCCACGACTGCTGCTATTTGGTTCCGAGGCCCATGGCATTCCGGGCGGGCTCAGTGAGACGGCTGACGAACGCATCGGAATACCAATGCAAAACGGTGTCGAAAGCATGAATCTCGCCGTCTCGGCGGGGATCATGCTTTTCGAGGCGCGTCGCCAAGCTATCGTCGGTGCGGATCGGACGTGA
- a CDS encoding SIS domain-containing protein: protein MSMMLQEIAEQPAALERTIAAENAKVTALGDRIRQSDIDLIVLVARGSSDNASLFGRYLLEITTGLPVSLSAPSVFTLYGAKLRLDRALVVGVSQSGEGTDINFVLESAKASGALTVGITNEPGSSMSKIADETLLIHAGRERSVAATKTYTGQMLFFYMLAAAIGDRRLDFHRIPEFAEQALKLAPAVKDAVQRYAFMENCVVVGRGLNYGNSYELALKLMETCYVVAERFSSADFFHGPLAIVERRFPVILFGPTGMTQKSSVELLDRLQELHADSFSITNDAEIAKRSTRSLMMPGEIDEILSPIPFIIPAQLFAAYLAEEKGLNPDAPRSLAKVTQTV, encoded by the coding sequence ATGTCAATGATGTTGCAAGAGATCGCCGAGCAGCCGGCCGCACTCGAACGAACGATCGCCGCTGAGAACGCAAAGGTGACGGCTTTAGGGGACCGCATTCGTCAGAGCGACATCGATCTGATCGTGCTGGTTGCAAGAGGCAGTTCGGACAACGCTTCACTTTTCGGACGCTACCTGCTCGAGATCACCACCGGCCTGCCCGTTTCATTATCAGCCCCGTCGGTGTTTACGCTATACGGTGCAAAGCTCAGGCTCGACAGAGCATTGGTCGTCGGCGTCTCACAGTCGGGCGAGGGCACGGATATCAACTTCGTACTTGAGAGCGCCAAAGCTTCCGGTGCCCTGACCGTTGGGATCACGAACGAACCCGGATCGAGCATGTCGAAGATCGCTGACGAGACGCTGCTTATCCACGCGGGCCGCGAACGATCGGTCGCCGCAACCAAGACGTACACAGGGCAGATGCTCTTCTTTTATATGCTCGCGGCCGCTATCGGAGATCGGAGACTCGATTTTCATCGTATTCCCGAATTTGCAGAGCAGGCGCTAAAGCTCGCGCCCGCGGTAAAGGATGCCGTTCAGCGATACGCGTTCATGGAAAATTGCGTGGTTGTTGGCCGCGGCCTGAATTATGGGAATTCTTACGAACTCGCTCTGAAACTGATGGAAACCTGCTACGTAGTGGCCGAGCGGTTTTCGTCAGCAGATTTCTTTCATGGCCCGCTCGCGATCGTCGAACGGCGATTTCCGGTGATCCTATTCGGACCGACCGGCATGACCCAAAAGAGCAGCGTCGAGCTACTCGATCGACTTCAGGAACTTCACGCCGATTCGTTCTCGATAACCAACGATGCCGAGATCGCAAAACGTTCGACGAGATCGTTGATGATGCCGGGCGAGATAGACGAAATACTGTCGCCGATCCCGTTCATAATACCGGCTCAACTTTTCGCCGCATACCTTGCCGAAGAAAAGGGCTTGAACCCGGATGCTCCACGTTCACTGGCGAAGGTGACCCAGACCGTCTGA
- a CDS encoding O-antigen ligase family protein encodes MTDDSQPNERSDRPVSLIDRAFRLAFLGLVFSLGFMRPNLRVSGLVVQVTDVLFLAAIVIFVISIATRLRSFRYDRIFPVFGVYFLALAFSAALSTEPRFSFAKLAGEAYLILLAVISFNFVRSLDDLKRSSLVWIAGSSVAAAAAVLGAITFYVDRDNALLAQFLHHYGSLPPGNYPRVQGTFIYPAMLCNYLTVGVLILLAAWRSGWIGGKAVVTSLILHIIAAIFTVTPGLGGLLFAVALWASYFLVADKPRTYSRSLRFAGVAVAAAATAVALFTTRNIPTSPYRFDFFGTRIDPTQRLLTWQGAAETFLSNPVFGNGLGLGVANVIFLAPSGQLQRLNDAHNVFLNVAGQSGVFAVAALLTFTAWLTYRSFWFERRSDTVSVFRISLGIAFVSAFIIQGTVGSFENARHLWVLMGITLAVTAQIDEQ; translated from the coding sequence ATGACCGATGATAGCCAACCAAACGAAAGGTCAGATCGGCCTGTGAGCTTGATCGACCGTGCTTTCAGGCTCGCCTTTCTCGGATTGGTATTCTCGCTCGGCTTCATGCGACCTAATCTTCGGGTTTCGGGCCTCGTTGTTCAGGTCACCGACGTGCTTTTTCTTGCTGCGATCGTCATTTTTGTAATTTCTATCGCGACGCGTCTGCGTTCGTTTCGGTACGACCGCATCTTTCCGGTTTTTGGTGTCTACTTTCTCGCTCTTGCGTTTTCAGCGGCACTCTCAACCGAACCTCGTTTTAGTTTTGCGAAGCTTGCGGGCGAAGCGTATCTGATCTTGCTGGCTGTGATCTCATTCAATTTCGTTCGATCGCTCGACGACCTGAAGCGATCATCGCTTGTCTGGATAGCAGGAAGTTCGGTGGCTGCTGCAGCAGCCGTGCTCGGCGCGATAACATTCTACGTCGACCGCGACAACGCTCTCTTGGCGCAATTTCTGCATCATTATGGATCGCTGCCGCCGGGAAACTATCCTCGGGTACAGGGAACATTCATTTACCCGGCGATGCTCTGTAACTACCTGACGGTCGGCGTGCTGATCTTGCTCGCAGCTTGGCGATCCGGTTGGATCGGCGGAAAGGCCGTTGTCACTTCTCTTATTTTGCACATCATCGCGGCGATATTCACCGTGACACCGGGACTTGGCGGATTGCTATTTGCCGTCGCATTATGGGCCTCATATTTCTTGGTCGCCGATAAGCCCAGAACATATTCACGATCGCTGCGATTCGCCGGTGTCGCCGTGGCTGCGGCCGCGACGGCCGTAGCGTTGTTCACAACGCGAAACATCCCTACTTCGCCCTATCGTTTTGACTTTTTTGGAACTCGGATCGACCCGACCCAGCGACTACTGACCTGGCAAGGCGCGGCGGAGACATTTTTATCGAATCCGGTGTTCGGAAACGGACTCGGGCTCGGCGTCGCTAACGTCATTTTCCTTGCTCCTTCGGGACAATTGCAGCGATTGAACGACGCACATAACGTATTCCTGAATGTTGCCGGTCAATCGGGGGTATTTGCGGTTGCTGCTCTGCTCACGTTCACGGCTTGGTTAACGTATCGATCATTCTGGTTCGAGCGCCGATCAGACACGGTATCCGTATTTCGCATTTCGCTAGGAATCGCGTTCGTTTCGGCGTTTATTATTCAAGGGACGGTCGGTTCATTTGAGAATGCACGACACCTGTGGGTGCTAATGGGGATCACCCTTGCGGTGACTGCACAAATTGATGAACAGTAG
- a CDS encoding M20/M25/M40 family metallo-hydrolase: MKVSIRFLLVGAFACLIVGAAAIYFDQGRQATAGAPDYWITIDSAELDHLRKDAASSDLAVRLEPVESREGISIIKLDELGSQALSGSMHAAFHKCAGFMRHESLEAARRSIEASLRATSDLQLVDYTIDNEAAVVPMIAEAAEPNVRQTIIDLSALPNRRHNLQGGLDGANMILTKWRNLVVGRSDISVTPYGHFSPTNPDVFLTQQPSIVMTIQGTEFPDEIVVLGGHQDSINGSNSTGAAPGADDDASGIASLTEAIRVIVAKGFRPKRTIQFMAYAAEEVGLIGSNNIAQNYRAQNKNVIGVMQLDMTNYSGNWADIVMITDNTNAAQNQFIRDLAAEYLPTLVVKDDACGYGCSDHKSWHDQNYPASMPFEAKFSNTGAPRQYNTLIHTTSDTIARSNNNANHAVKFTKLALSFAGELAKGSIAQAAPEPTKFDFDGDGKADVSVFRSNGGVWHTNNSTAGYSAIPFGLPTDQIVPADFDGDGKTDVAVYRDGIWHLLRSQAGYTSVLWGLAGDIPQPEDFDGDGTADIAVFRPSNGTWYILRSSGGSSIYQFGLNGDRAVASDFDGDGVADAAVYRGGIWHVLGSNQGYYSLQFGIATDTAMTGDFDGDGKADPTVFRGGVWYSLRSAGGVSIIQWGARRRCAGCR, encoded by the coding sequence GTGAAAGTTTCAATTCGATTTTTGCTCGTCGGGGCATTTGCGTGCCTTATCGTAGGAGCTGCGGCCATTTATTTTGATCAGGGTAGGCAGGCTACGGCGGGCGCTCCGGATTATTGGATCACGATCGACTCCGCAGAGCTCGATCACCTGAGGAAGGACGCTGCGTCTTCGGATCTGGCGGTCAGGCTCGAACCGGTCGAGTCGCGCGAAGGCATCTCGATCATCAAGCTCGACGAACTTGGATCGCAGGCACTGAGCGGTTCTATGCATGCTGCATTTCACAAATGTGCCGGATTCATGCGTCACGAGAGTCTTGAGGCTGCACGCAGATCGATCGAAGCTTCACTGCGGGCAACTTCGGACCTTCAATTGGTCGATTACACGATCGATAATGAAGCTGCGGTCGTTCCGATGATCGCAGAAGCGGCAGAACCAAATGTCCGCCAGACGATCATCGACCTGTCGGCTCTGCCGAATCGTCGTCACAACCTACAGGGCGGCCTCGACGGCGCAAACATGATCCTCACTAAATGGCGAAATCTTGTTGTCGGACGGAGCGATATCTCTGTCACTCCGTACGGGCATTTTTCACCGACCAACCCTGACGTATTCTTGACTCAGCAGCCATCGATCGTGATGACGATACAGGGGACCGAGTTTCCGGACGAGATCGTTGTGCTCGGCGGCCATCAGGATTCGATCAATGGAAGCAATTCGACCGGTGCTGCGCCCGGGGCCGATGACGATGCTTCAGGCATAGCAAGTTTGACGGAAGCTATACGGGTCATTGTTGCGAAAGGATTTCGGCCGAAGCGGACGATCCAATTCATGGCATATGCGGCCGAAGAGGTCGGCCTTATCGGCTCGAACAATATTGCCCAGAACTACCGAGCTCAGAACAAAAACGTAATCGGCGTAATGCAGCTCGACATGACCAACTATTCCGGCAACTGGGCCGACATTGTCATGATCACGGACAACACCAATGCGGCTCAGAACCAGTTCATTCGGGACCTTGCTGCTGAATATCTTCCGACCCTCGTTGTGAAGGATGATGCCTGCGGATACGGATGCTCGGACCATAAGTCGTGGCACGACCAAAACTATCCGGCATCGATGCCCTTCGAAGCGAAATTCTCGAACACGGGTGCACCTCGGCAATACAACACCCTGATCCATACAACCAGCGACACGATCGCCCGCAGCAATAACAACGCTAACCATGCGGTCAAGTTTACAAAGCTTGCGTTATCGTTCGCCGGTGAGCTTGCAAAGGGTTCGATAGCACAGGCCGCTCCTGAGCCGACGAAATTCGATTTTGACGGCGACGGAAAGGCCGATGTCTCGGTCTTCCGGTCTAACGGCGGAGTCTGGCACACGAACAACTCGACCGCCGGATACTCAGCGATCCCATTTGGCCTTCCGACCGATCAGATCGTTCCGGCGGATTTTGACGGCGACGGAAAGACAGACGTTGCTGTTTATCGCGATGGTATCTGGCACTTGTTGAGATCGCAGGCCGGCTATACATCAGTCCTTTGGGGACTTGCAGGCGATATCCCGCAGCCGGAAGACTTTGATGGCGACGGGACCGCCGATATCGCGGTATTTCGTCCATCGAACGGTACTTGGTACATTCTACGGAGTTCGGGTGGTTCTTCGATCTACCAGTTTGGCCTGAACGGCGACCGTGCCGTAGCGTCCGATTTCGATGGTGATGGTGTTGCCGATGCGGCCGTTTATCGCGGCGGCATCTGGCACGTGCTTGGCTCGAACCAGGGCTATTACTCGCTGCAATTTGGCATCGCGACAGACACTGCCATGACAGGCGACTTCGATGGCGACGGCAAGGCCGACCCGACCGTTTTTCGCGGCGGTGTCTGGTACAGCCTGAGATCTGCCGGCGGCGTTTCGATCATTCAGTGGGGGGCTCGGCGCCGATGTGCCGGCTGCCGGTGA
- a CDS encoding acyl-CoA carboxylase subunit beta: MDMKPETRPISKLAQLEERSKTAELGGGSKRLEKQRSQGKMTARERLDFFLDEGSFEEFDKFVEHRTRDFGLDDQRFPGDGVITGHGLVDGREVFVFAQDFTVFGGSLSETHAKKICKVMDLAMKTGAPVVGLNDSGGARIQEGVLSLGGYADIFLRNTLASGVVPQISCIMGPCAGGAVYSPAITDFNVMVKDTSYMFITGPDVIKTVTHEEVSKDDLGGALTHNTRSGVAHFAAASDEHALQITRELLSFIPSNNMETPPFVPTLDPSSRTDESLNTVVPESSNQPYDIREIVSKTVDEGYFFEVQEHFAPNIVIGFARLGGNSVGIVANQPAFLAGVLDIDASVKAARFVRFCDCFNIPLITFEDVPGFLPGINQEHFGIIRHGAKLLYAFAEATVPKITVITRKAYGGAYCVMASKHIRTDINFAYPTAEIAVMGAEGAVGLLYRKEISDASDPENVRAAKIAEFSEKFANPYVAAEHGFIDEVIVPAETRPKLIRALSMLRNKRDTNPPRKHGNIPL, from the coding sequence ATGGATATGAAACCAGAGACGCGACCTATCTCAAAACTCGCTCAGCTCGAGGAACGAAGTAAGACCGCCGAACTCGGCGGCGGTAGCAAACGCCTTGAAAAACAAAGGTCTCAGGGCAAGATGACAGCACGCGAACGCCTGGATTTCTTCCTCGATGAAGGCAGTTTCGAAGAATTTGATAAGTTCGTCGAACATCGAACAAGGGATTTCGGCCTCGATGATCAACGATTTCCGGGCGACGGTGTGATCACCGGACATGGGCTCGTTGATGGCCGCGAGGTCTTTGTTTTTGCACAGGATTTCACCGTTTTCGGCGGCTCGCTATCTGAAACTCATGCCAAGAAGATCTGCAAGGTAATGGACCTTGCTATGAAGACGGGTGCTCCGGTGGTCGGGCTGAACGACTCGGGCGGAGCGCGAATCCAGGAAGGCGTCCTATCGTTGGGCGGCTACGCGGACATATTTCTACGCAATACGCTTGCGAGCGGCGTCGTGCCGCAGATCAGCTGCATCATGGGCCCGTGTGCCGGCGGAGCCGTCTATTCGCCCGCGATAACCGATTTCAATGTGATGGTCAAAGATACGTCCTATATGTTCATCACAGGGCCGGACGTGATCAAAACGGTGACTCATGAAGAAGTATCGAAGGACGATCTCGGCGGTGCCCTGACACATAATACAAGATCGGGCGTTGCGCATTTTGCAGCTGCATCGGATGAACATGCGTTGCAGATAACGCGTGAATTGCTCTCTTTCATACCGTCAAACAATATGGAGACTCCACCGTTCGTCCCGACCTTAGACCCATCGTCGCGGACCGACGAGAGCCTCAATACCGTCGTACCAGAATCATCGAACCAGCCATACGATATTCGCGAGATCGTCAGCAAGACCGTCGACGAAGGCTATTTCTTTGAGGTGCAGGAGCATTTTGCGCCGAACATAGTGATCGGATTTGCCCGGCTGGGTGGCAATTCGGTCGGAATAGTCGCCAATCAACCGGCATTTTTGGCAGGTGTTTTGGATATCGATGCATCGGTAAAAGCCGCCCGATTTGTCAGATTCTGCGATTGCTTTAACATCCCGCTGATCACGTTCGAGGACGTGCCCGGCTTCCTTCCTGGGATCAATCAGGAGCACTTCGGTATTATCCGGCACGGTGCGAAGCTCTTGTACGCATTTGCGGAGGCGACAGTGCCAAAGATCACGGTCATCACCAGAAAAGCGTACGGCGGTGCATATTGTGTAATGGCGTCGAAGCATATTCGGACCGATATAAACTTTGCCTATCCTACGGCCGAGATCGCTGTGATGGGAGCCGAGGGAGCGGTCGGGCTGCTCTATCGTAAGGAGATCAGCGATGCTTCTGACCCCGAGAACGTCCGCGCCGCAAAGATCGCGGAGTTTTCCGAAAAATTCGCAAACCCCTATGTCGCCGCGGAACACGGCTTTATCGATGAGGTCATCGTGCCGGCCGAGACAAGGCCGAAACTGATCAGGGCACTTTCGATGCTGAGGAACAAACGCGACACAAATCCTCCCAGAAAGCATGGAAACATACCGCTCTAG
- a CDS encoding protein kinase has translation MRVTLHVVAGPQTGRDFTFDQHDTFMIGRSEDAQFCLPHDRFFSRHHCLLEIAPPQCFLRDLGSTNGTFVNGLRVETAYLKHGDRIQGGETVLEVEVAADPQVPVYQGQRSSENTEPSLITIACLNCGTPAKAEASRPDAKLSYVCDECREKLKKNPQPIPNYQMMRVLGQGGMGSVMLARSVKDGRAVAIKTLLPEVAVSEQSLKRFLREIEVASSLIHPNIVSYIEHGTHNGIVYLVTEYVSGLDASKLAKKRGGKLNFKEVVKIIEQTLAALDFAHQKGFVHRDIKEQNILVDGTFPNYVAKLTDFGLSKSYKQTGMSGVTMVGDVAGTIAYMPPEQVRDFKEVRPPSDIYGIGMTAYSLLTGAHALDISPKAGISETVKAIFEKPIIPIANRVPDVPLRVSAVIETALAKQTELRWRTAGEMREALLRAASEFS, from the coding sequence ATGCGAGTTACTCTGCACGTCGTTGCGGGACCCCAGACCGGGCGGGATTTCACATTCGATCAGCACGACACCTTCATGATAGGCCGAAGCGAGGATGCACAGTTCTGCTTGCCGCATGACCGTTTCTTCTCCCGGCATCACTGCTTACTTGAGATCGCTCCGCCGCAGTGTTTCCTTCGCGACCTTGGCTCCACCAACGGAACGTTCGTGAACGGGCTCAGGGTCGAGACAGCTTATTTGAAACATGGTGACCGCATTCAGGGCGGTGAGACAGTTCTTGAGGTCGAGGTCGCGGCCGACCCGCAGGTTCCGGTCTATCAGGGACAGCGATCGAGCGAAAATACCGAACCATCATTGATCACGATCGCTTGCCTCAATTGCGGGACTCCCGCAAAGGCCGAGGCTTCGCGTCCCGATGCAAAGCTCTCGTACGTTTGCGACGAATGCCGCGAAAAGCTTAAGAAGAACCCGCAGCCGATACCGAACTATCAGATGATGCGGGTGTTGGGCCAGGGCGGAATGGGCAGCGTGATGCTTGCCCGATCGGTCAAAGACGGCCGCGCCGTAGCGATCAAGACACTCTTGCCCGAGGTCGCGGTCAGCGAACAGTCGTTGAAGCGATTTCTCCGCGAGATCGAGGTCGCGTCGTCACTCATTCATCCCAATATCGTTAGTTACATCGAACACGGAACTCACAACGGCATCGTTTACCTTGTCACCGAGTACGTCAGCGGCCTTGACGCCTCGAAGCTTGCGAAGAAACGCGGCGGCAAGCTCAATTTCAAGGAAGTGGTGAAGATAATCGAGCAGACGCTTGCGGCTCTTGATTTCGCCCATCAGAAAGGATTTGTTCACCGCGACATCAAGGAGCAGAATATCCTCGTCGACGGTACGTTCCCGAATTACGTGGCTAAGTTGACCGATTTCGGCCTATCGAAAAGCTACAAGCAGACCGGTATGAGTGGCGTTACCATGGTAGGGGACGTTGCGGGAACAATCGCATATATGCCGCCCGAGCAGGTTCGCGACTTCAAAGAGGTTCGTCCTCCTTCAGACATTTACGGTATCGGGATGACCGCCTACAGCCTCCTAACGGGCGCGCATGCATTGGATATCAGTCCGAAGGCAGGGATATCCGAAACCGTGAAGGCGATATTCGAGAAACCGATAATCCCGATCGCGAATCGTGTCCCGGATGTGCCGCTCAGGGTCTCGGCAGTGATCGAGACCGCACTTGCAAAACAAACCGAACTACGGTGGAGGACCGCAGGCGAAATGCGTGAAGCACTGCTTCGTGCGGCCTCAGAATTCTCGTGA
- a CDS encoding FG-GAP repeat protein has product MPAAGDFDGDGKADIAVYRGGVWYIINSSNGSYRIELFGLPDDEPASAAYIQP; this is encoded by the coding sequence GTGCCGGCTGCCGGTGATTTCGACGGTGACGGAAAGGCTGACATTGCAGTGTATCGCGGCGGTGTCTGGTACATCATCAATAGTTCGAATGGATCATACCGCATCGAACTGTTCGGCCTTCCGGATGACGAACCTGCCTCGGCAGCTTACATTCAACCGTAG
- a CDS encoding YihY/virulence factor BrkB family protein encodes MKVHLSKLYLKLVESDLMDRAAQVAFYFSFALFPLLFFLVSLFGLILVSTEALKGELYDYLYRIMPSSAFELVRRTVDEIVASSSPGKLTLGLAITLWSASAGIDSLRSALNSVYGLTETRSWWKTKLLSLTITLISIILIAAVLLIVFYGWQLVQATLATVGLEVTSPLVLVSIQWISIFLVMLLACEVIYNLVPDFKSFRWLWITPGSIVAIALWIIFTGGFRLYLEYFNAYNRTYGSLGAVIILMLWLYLTAVAVLLGGSINAVYAENLDEAESRNRANAADA; translated from the coding sequence ATGAAGGTTCATTTATCAAAGCTTTACTTGAAGCTGGTCGAATCGGACCTGATGGACCGAGCGGCTCAGGTGGCTTTCTATTTTTCCTTCGCATTGTTCCCTCTTCTCTTTTTTCTTGTTAGTCTTTTTGGACTGATTCTCGTGTCTACCGAAGCGCTTAAAGGCGAACTCTATGATTATCTTTACAGAATAATGCCGTCGAGTGCTTTCGAACTCGTCCGACGAACTGTAGACGAGATCGTCGCAAGCAGCAGTCCGGGAAAATTGACGCTTGGATTGGCAATTACGCTATGGTCTGCATCAGCGGGCATCGACAGTCTCAGAAGTGCGTTGAACTCGGTCTACGGACTCACCGAAACTCGTTCATGGTGGAAAACAAAGCTGCTTTCGCTTACGATCACGCTTATTTCGATAATCCTAATCGCCGCCGTTCTCTTGATAGTCTTTTACGGCTGGCAACTGGTACAGGCAACGCTTGCGACGGTCGGCCTCGAAGTCACTTCCCCGCTGGTCCTTGTCTCGATACAGTGGATCTCGATCTTTCTTGTGATGCTGCTGGCATGCGAGGTGATCTATAATTTGGTTCCGGATTTCAAGAGCTTTCGCTGGCTCTGGATCACGCCAGGATCGATCGTGGCGATCGCACTTTGGATCATATTTACCGGCGGATTTCGTCTTTATCTCGAATATTTTAATGCCTATAACCGCACTTACGGTTCCCTTGGTGCCGTGATAATCTTGATGCTTTGGTTATACCTGACGGCAGTTGCCGTGCTACTGGGCGGTTCGATAAATGCGGTTTATGCCGAAAACCTCGACGAGGCAGAAAGCCGTAATAGGGCGAACGCCGCCGATGCTTAA